In a genomic window of Brettanomyces nanus chromosome 1, complete sequence:
- a CDS encoding uncharacterized protein (EggNog:ENOG41) yields MPSPTSSPFYTLRLDNPLINIDEAVLKFQDDFALCQDACELVRTTQGDGSVCFVKFFDNKENLDHFVSFLEKLSDKPLDLEILDFEHQLNLQLPGNLYIRGLLPTTTSENLYDIFCPYGDIQLCKIIYDDYGFSKGYGFVNLANKVQADEAISHLNGCNVDGNNLFINHHVSKKDRLKQLELKKENYSNIYVKNIPAKIQKDQLYSLFKKFGTIESVFLPPSDTNEQESKGYGFINFKYHDDALKAQEEMNGYEILPGYEMQISRAERKKDRFQFQNLNSHYSMDYLQATSFSPVSPSSLSNVDSNAFSFISPIASTDGYDEGNAEAAGEVETVSEAESGSNDDDLSTSNSKKGGPPITPFVLAMDSSIVPTVAGLPIAGPDYQDSNLYITHLPLDFTDTDLEGLFTEFGPIVSAKVITYQKGKRNGLLDQQIGSRDARGKDPESLVGKSKGFGFVCFQKPLFASKALMAMNGYRIDSTHVLNVSFAQRKENKFQRGKLHHYNQNNLGRFYRYLSYPNGTTDTNAGPVGAIPMGLMPSAAPVGPAGPMSAMNAVGPLGPLGPLGPISPMGHMLPGVIPLSPTSDSAPIYHSQITFDEENYDAGDNDDTNIKGKSNGKGKGRNGVDRFGDMSSSDASQYPSFVPYGGYYYYPYVPYVPVTPLAPESSDPKEVSR; encoded by the coding sequence ATGCCCTCCCCAACATCGTCTCCCTTTTATACTCTTCGATTAGATAATCCATTGATAAATATCGATGAGGCCGTCCTTAAGTTCCAAGATGATTTTGCTCTCTGTCAGGATGCCTGTGAGTTGGTAAGAACTACACAAGGAGATGGAAGCGTTTGTTTTGTCAAGTTTTTTGACAACAAGGAAAACCTCGATCACTTTGTTAGCTTTTTGGAGAAGCTATCTGATAAACCACTCGACTTGGAGATTCTCGATTTTGAACATCAATTGAACCTACAACTCCCAGGAAACCTGTACATTAGAGGTCTCCTTCCCACCACCACATCCGAGAATCTCTATGATATTTTTTGTCCATACGGTGACATCCAACTTTGTAAGATCATCTATGATGACTATGGTTTTTCCAAAGGCTATGGCTTCGTCAATCTTGCCAATAAAGTACAGGCAGATGAAGCCATCAGTCATCTAAACGGTTGCAATGTCGACGGTAATAATTTATTTATTAACCACCACGTCTCCAAAAAGGATCGATTAAAGCAGCTGGAGCTCAAAAAGGAAAACTACTCAAACATATACGTCAAGAACATTCCTGCCAAAATCCAGAAAGATCAGCTTTATAGCCTATTTAAAAAGTTTGGCACCATCGAGTCAGTTTTTTTACCTCCAAGTGATACCAATGAACAGGAGAGCAAAGGCTATGGATTCATCAACTTTAAGTACCACGATGACGCTTTAAAAGCACAAGAGGAGATGAATGGCTATGAAATTCTTCCCGGTTATGAGATGCAAATATCCAGGGcagagaggaagaaagatcgCTTTCAATTCCAGAATTTGAACTCGCATTATAGTATGGATTACTTACAGGCCACTTCATTCTCTCCggtttctccttcatctctATCTAATGTCGACTCTAAcgctttttctttcatctcACCCATCGCTAGTACCGACGGCTATGATGAAGGTAATGCAGAAGCCGCTGGTGAGGTAGAAACTGTGAGTGAAGCAGAATCCGGGAGCAATGACGATGACTTGTCTACATCTAACTCTAAGAAGGGAGGCCCTCCAATTACGCCGTTTGTGCTGGCGATGGACTCTAGCATCGTTCCAACAGTGGCAGGACTACCTATTGCAGGCCCCGACTATCAGGATTCCAATCTATACATCACGCATCTCCCATTAGATTTTACAGATACAGATTTGGAAGGATTGTTTACAGAATTTGGCCCTATAGTCTCGGCGAAGGTTATCACATACCAAAAAGGTAAGCGTAATGGTCTGCTTGATCAGCAGATAGGATCGCGCGATGCTAGAGGCAAAGATCCAGAGTCATTGGTGGGAAAATCTAAAGGCTTTGGTTTCGTCTGCTTTCAGAAGCCGCTCTTTGCCTCTAAGGCACTCATGGCAATGAATGGTTACCGAATTGATAGTACGCATGTTCTCAATGTGTCCTTTGCtcagagaaaagagaacaaatTCCAAAGGGGAAAACTGCATCACTATAATCAGAATAATCTTGGCCGTTTCTATAGATATCTCAGCTATCCGAACGGAACTACGGATACTAATGCGGGTCCAGTAGGTGCCATTCCGATGGGACTTATGCCCTCCGCGGCTCCCGTGGGTCCTGCGGGTCCTATGAGTGCTATGAATGCTGTAGGACCTTTGGGACCTTTGGGACCTCTGGGACCGATTAGTCCTATGGGGCATATGCTTCCAGGGGTTATTCCGCTTTCTCCCACTTCCGATTCAGCTCCAATCTATCATTCCCAGATTACATTTGACGAGGAGAATTACGATGCTGGTGACAACGACGACACTAATATTAAAGGTAAAAGCAATGGCAAAGGAAAAGGCAGAAACGGTGTTGACAGATTTGGTGATATGTCATCCTCTGATGCTTCGCAGTATCCTTCTTTCGTTCCATACGGTGGTTACTACTACTACCCGTATGTCCCTTACGTACCAGTAACACCTCTTGCTCCAGAGTCTTCCGATCCCAAGGAAGTTTcgagatga
- a CDS encoding uncharacterized protein (BUSCO:EOG09343PLS), producing the protein MFHLVQSLYDSWNAREEYSVLILGLDNAGKTTLLEEVKSQYITSYKKLPPSRILPTMGQNVATIKVNKVNLKFWDVGGQDTLRELWDEYYEKAHAIVFVIDSCDKDRLVECSNALTKIVTNDLAEGLPILMLANKQDLDSPDKMELADIKEIFNPIAANLNARDSRVLPVSAITGDGVKDSIDWLHVRLIRNKANRPPKFRMLSVASTVQQFRSLFIQTQETPNENALKFIPNGATILPSPKTPTVEIDGIKDALQKSELAFKLLSINNKCISSILLGYGFMTVVKKTAREMGNGKVEEWSVLKPQIFSILTEHLTMGRPILTEKYYDYLADKLAAQKQKEVDDEAAIEEEEIEGEEDAEDEVENLIQELLTTRIQPAIQEDGGDIKFIKYDADSGTVYLKLIGACKSCSSSEVTLKNGIEEMLKYYIDEVKAVKQVIEDASSSDAQPPQQQHQEPPSKHDEYDEVPPTL; encoded by the exons ATGTTTCACTTGGTACAAAGCTTATATGACTCATGGAATGCCCGAGAGGAATATTCTGTGTTAATTCTAGGTCTTGATAATGCGGGAAAAACGACACTTCTGGAGGAGGTCAAGTCTCAGTACATAACTAGCTACAAGAAGCTACCACCAAGCCGAATTCTCCCGACTATGGGACAAAACGTGGCTACAATAAAGGTGAATAAAGTTAATTTGAAATTCTGGGATGTGGGTGGTCAGGATACTCTTCGAGAGTTATGGGATGAGTACTATGAAAAGGCACATGCAATAGTGTTCGTAATCGATTCGTGCGATAAGGATCGATTGGTGGAATGCTCCAACGCGTTGACTAAAATAGTGACAAATGACTTGGCTGAAGGTTTGCCTATACTAATGTTGGCCAATAAGCAGGATCTGGACTCGCCAGATAAGATGGAGTTGGCGGATATTAAGGAGATATTCAACCCTATAGCTGCGAACTTGAATGCACGCGATTCAAGAGTTCTTCCAGTGAGTGCCATAACGGGCGACGGCGTGAAAGATTCCATCGACTGGCTACACGTGCGATTGATTCGTAATAAGGCTAATAGACCTCCAAAATTCCGTATGT TGTCTGTGGCTTCGACTGTTCAACAGTTTCGATCTCTTTTCATACAGACTCAAGAGACACCCAACGAGAATGCACTCAAGTTCATTCCAAACGGTGCCACCATCCTTCCATCACCGAAAACGCCTACAGTAGAGATTGATGGCATCAAAGATGCTCTTCAGAAATCGGAACTTGCCTTCAAACTTCTTAGTATCAATAATAAGTGTATATCGTCGATTCTGCTAGGCTATGGCTTTATGACTGTGGTGAAAAAGACGGCTAGAGAGATGGGTAACGGAAAGGTTGAGGAATGGTCTGTGTTGAAACCCCAGATCTTTTCCATTCTAACAGAGCATCTTACTATGGGAAGGCCTATATTAACGGAGAAATATTACGACTATCTGGCCGACAAACTAGCCGCtcagaagcagaaggaaGTCGACGATGAAGCCGCCATcgaggaggaggaaattgaaggtgaagaagatgccGAGGACGAGGTGGAGAATTTGATTCAGGAGCTACTGACTACGAGAATTCAGCCTGctattcaagaagatggtggTGACATAAAgttcatcaaatatgatgCCGATTCCGGTACTGTTTATCTAAAGCTTATTGGTGCCTGCAAGTCTTGCTCTAGCAGTGAGGTTACCTTGAAAAACGGTATTGAGGAGATGCTTAAGTACTACATTGACGAAGTAAAGGCTGTGAAGCAGGTGATAGAGGACGCCAGCTCTTCGGATGCACAGCCaccacaacaacagcaCCAGGAACCTCCCTCGAAGCATGACGAGTACGACGAAGTTCCTCCAACTTTATAA
- a CDS encoding uncharacterized protein (BUSCO:EOG09341CJL) codes for MRITSNLFGLTKHFMRPTAVGFMQIRWISQHLMIQTLGKTSSPVKFNVDILETPSSYGYFTSRVNRPYNEDRHQIGVLDIDLSQRNVIPGGSIEDNIQLEGRVNQLEGPHYSNFYKNRKVFNYSIFDGHGGEECSSYLRAHLLESIEKFKMTEGTINYLLDFYRKKIGGYWKRWIRRENQQLLLAMGSQKRLRDNETGELLFRSHKLDSRDKKLWQFPEFSEQVTPYEFLKLRIFLSFLYTDYQFLTYENTFNQEHQKEREPRLINAGSTCTSAFLYPLDKDASNLDGYYFQGGVLSRLLVAQVGDTRAILCDERGVAHALTRDHHPSNPTESRRLTKFSANLIMTDSFGEERYLNLANTRAFGDISAKDVGVSAEPEFFDYLIGDPVKMKAFKEKNKEYLEQMGVKDYGGNECFMVLVSDGVTNNMTDQEVVDLITTSSSEKGSVYGTPQEASKEVVNYVEMVGGDDNATCCTIRMNGWGKWPNVDRTKKFREDRLTSLLRRT; via the coding sequence ATGAGAATAACATCAAACTTGTTTGGACTCACAAAACATTTTATGAGGCCTACGGCGGTAGGTTTTATGCAGATCCGGTGGATTTCACAGCATTTGATGATACAAACGTTGGGTAAGACATCATCTCCAGTCAAGTTCAATGTGGACATACTGGAAACACCATCTAGCTATGGTTACTTTACGTCCCGTGTGAACAGGCCATACAATGAAGATCGACATCAGATTGGAGTGTTGGACATTGATTTATCGCAAAGAAATGTGATTCCAGGGGGTTCCATTGAGGATAATATACAGTTAGAGGGCCGAGTGAATCAATTAGAAGGTCCTCATTACTCTAACTTCTACAAGAACCGTAAAGTGTTTAATTACAGCATATTTGATGGCCATGGGGGTGAAGAATGTAGCTCCTATTTAAGAGCACATCTTCTagaaagcattgaaaagttcaagaTGACTGAAGGTACCATCAACTATCTCCTGGATTTttatagaaagaagatcgGAGGATACTGGAAACGTTGGATTCGAAGGGAGAACCAGCAGTTACTTCTTGCCATGGGATCACAGAAAAGACTTCGCGATAACGAGACGGGAGAGCTACTCTTCAGATCGCATAAGCTTGACAGTCGAGATAAGAAGCTTTGGCAATTCCCTGAGTTTTCAGAGCAAGTGACTCCGTATGAATTTTTGAAGCTCCGGATATTTCTTAGCTTCTTATACACAGACTACCAGTTTCTCACGTACGAAAATACGTTCAATCAAGAgcaccagaaagaaagagaaccaCGACTCATAAATGCAGGGTCTACATGCACCTCTGCATTTCTGTACCCTTTAGATAAGGATGCTAGCAATCTTGATGGATACTATTTTCAGGGGGGAGTTCTTTCAAGACTTCTTGTAGCACAGGTGGGCGATACTCGTGCTATCTTATGTGACGAAAGGGGCGTTGCTCATGCATTAACTAGAGATCATCATCCTTCCAATCCCACCGAGTCACGAAGACTTACGAAATTCAGTGCGAATTTGATCATGACGGATTCCTTTGGTGAAGAGAGGTATTTAAATTTGGCCAACACTCGAGCATTTGGTGATATTTCTGCCAAAGATGTAGGAGTTTCAGCAGAACCAGAGTTCTTTGACTATCTAATAGGAGATCcagtgaagatgaaagcatttaaagagaagaataaagaataTCTAGAACAAATGGGAGTGAAAGACTACGGGGGAAACGAATGCTTCATGGTGTTGGTATCAGATGGTGTTACCAATAATATGACAGACCAAGAGGTGGTAGATTTAATTACAACTTCATCCAGTGAGAAAGGATCCGTTTATGGAACGCCTCAGGAGGCCTCAAAGGAGGTTGTGAATTACGTAGAAATGGTAGGTGGCGATGATAACGCTACATGCTGTACCATCAGAATGAACGGCTGGGGTAAATGGCCTAATGTGGATAGAACAAAGAAGTTCAGAGAAGATAGATTGACAAGCCTGTTGAGAAGAACGTGA